One stretch of Thermococcus sp. M36 DNA includes these proteins:
- a CDS encoding DNA-directed RNA polymerase subunit H — MAAKKEFDIFTHELVPEHRILSEEEKEELLRKYRIRISQLPQIKASDPAVVALGAKPGDVLEIKRKSPTAGYYYYYRLVVED; from the coding sequence GTGGCGGCGAAAAAAGAGTTTGATATATTCACCCATGAACTGGTTCCCGAGCACAGAATCCTCAGCGAGGAGGAAAAGGAGGAACTCCTCAGGAAGTACAGGATTAGGATCTCCCAGCTTCCGCAGATAAAGGCTTCAGATCCAGCCGTTGTGGCGCTCGGCGCGAAGCCCGGCGACGTTCTTGAGATCAAGAGGAAAAGCCCGACGGCGGGATACTATTACTACTACCGCCTGGTGGTTGAGGACTGA
- the gcvPB gene encoding aminomethyl-transferring glycine dehydrogenase subunit GcvPB: MFRQAKWDEPTIFELSRPERIGYTLPKPIEDVKVEIPEKLRRKSPLNLPELSEPEVVKHYTRLSEMNYGVDNGIYPLGSCTMKYNPKINEEIAAHPGVAYVHPYQDERTVQGALKIMWELEQWLKEITGMDRFTLQPAAGANGEFTGVMIIRAYHLDRGETQRTEMLVPDSAHGTNPASAAMAGFKVIEIPSNENGTVDLEALENAVSERTAGLMLTNPNTLGIFEDEILEIAKIVHKAGGLLYYDGANLNAVLGKIRPGDMGFDVVHLNLHKTFSTPHGGGGPGSGPVGVKDFLKDYLPVPLVGYDEERGYYLDYDVPKSIGKVKELYGNFAVMVRALTYLKIMGRDGLKEVSEVAVLNANYLTQKLKGTKGYELPHKELRKHEVVFSAEPMKKETGVTAMDVAKRLLDFGMHAPTVYFPLIVHEALMIEPTETVSREELDAYVEALKKISEEAYSNPEIVKGAPHNTTIKRVDDVLAAKKPIITWRMYRELKERGEIDY; this comes from the coding sequence ATGTTCAGGCAGGCCAAATGGGATGAGCCAACCATTTTTGAGCTCTCACGCCCAGAGAGAATTGGCTACACCCTCCCCAAGCCGATCGAGGACGTTAAGGTTGAAATCCCTGAAAAGCTGAGGAGGAAAAGCCCGCTCAACCTTCCCGAGCTGAGCGAGCCAGAGGTCGTCAAGCACTACACCCGCCTGAGCGAGATGAACTACGGCGTCGATAACGGCATCTACCCGCTCGGCTCGTGCACCATGAAGTACAACCCCAAGATAAACGAGGAGATTGCCGCCCATCCGGGCGTCGCCTACGTCCACCCGTACCAGGACGAGAGAACCGTCCAGGGAGCTCTCAAGATAATGTGGGAGCTTGAACAGTGGCTCAAGGAAATCACCGGAATGGACCGCTTCACCCTTCAGCCCGCTGCCGGTGCCAACGGCGAGTTCACCGGAGTCATGATAATCCGCGCCTACCACCTCGACCGGGGTGAAACGCAGAGGACGGAGATGCTCGTCCCCGACTCGGCCCACGGAACGAATCCAGCGAGTGCAGCAATGGCAGGCTTCAAGGTCATTGAGATACCCTCCAACGAGAACGGAACCGTCGATCTGGAAGCCCTTGAGAACGCGGTGAGCGAGAGGACTGCCGGTTTAATGCTCACGAACCCCAACACCCTTGGCATCTTCGAGGACGAGATACTGGAGATAGCGAAGATAGTGCACAAAGCCGGTGGCCTGCTCTACTACGACGGCGCCAACCTCAACGCCGTCCTCGGGAAGATAAGGCCCGGCGACATGGGCTTCGACGTAGTGCACCTCAACCTCCACAAGACCTTCTCGACACCGCACGGCGGAGGCGGCCCTGGAAGCGGGCCCGTCGGAGTCAAGGACTTCCTGAAGGACTACCTGCCCGTCCCTCTGGTCGGCTACGATGAGGAGCGCGGCTACTACCTCGACTACGACGTGCCCAAGAGCATAGGTAAGGTCAAGGAGCTCTACGGCAACTTCGCGGTCATGGTTAGGGCCCTCACGTACCTCAAGATAATGGGAAGGGATGGCCTTAAAGAGGTCAGCGAAGTAGCCGTGCTCAACGCTAACTACCTCACCCAGAAGCTCAAGGGGACTAAGGGCTACGAACTGCCCCACAAGGAGCTCAGGAAGCACGAGGTCGTCTTTTCGGCAGAGCCTATGAAGAAGGAGACCGGTGTGACGGCGATGGACGTCGCCAAGAGGCTCTTGGACTTTGGGATGCACGCCCCCACAGTTTACTTCCCGCTGATAGTGCACGAGGCGCTAATGATAGAGCCAACCGAAACCGTCAGCAGGGAGGAGCTCGACGCCTACGTTGAGGCCCTCAAGAAGATAAGCGAAGAGGCATACAGTAACCCCGAAATCGTCAAGGGTGCCCCCCACAACACGACGATAAAGAGGGTTGACGACGTTCTGGCGGCAAAGAAGCCGATAATAACATGGCGCATGTACCGGGAGCTGAAGGAGAGGGGAGAGATAGACTACTGA